In the genome of Cryptomeria japonica chromosome 8, Sugi_1.0, whole genome shotgun sequence, one region contains:
- the LOC131032405 gene encoding uncharacterized protein LOC131032405 — protein MASKMPDKGIAGSKAENKPAVLSNRPGVLSEDEDKVQAYREQRERISEGGHIQEEGKQGKAVAWVEDKEGHAVPKTPDAPPKLRRDQPDPGISEGVAQFGGREADERRDIGGRPITPEDAKFIQHKEAEAGNPTGKGSLAARAQSASAANVREGKVSKEDGRNATIRY, from the exons ATGGCAAGCAAGATGCCAGATAAAGGAATAGCTGGTAGCAAGGCAGAAAACAAGCCTGCTGTTCTTTCAAATAGGCCTGGTGTTCTTTCTGAAGATGAAGACAAAGTACAGGCCTATAGAGAACAGAGGGAGAGAATTTCAGAGGGTGGTCACATCCAGGAAGAAGGAAAGCAGGGCAAAGCGGTTGCTTGGGTTGAGGACAAGGAAGGTCATGCGGTGCCTAAGACTCCAGATGCTCCCCCAAAATTGCGCAG GGACCAGCCAGATCCAGGCATCTCTGAAGGTGTTGCACAATTTGGTGGGCGAGAAGCTGATGAAAGAAGAGATATTGGTGGGAGACCAATCACCCCAGAAGATGCAAAATT CATACAGCATAAAGAGGCAGAAGCTGGAAACCCAACAGGAAAAGGAAGCTTGGCTGCACGAGCACAGTCTGCATCAGCAGCCAATGTAAGGGAAGGCAAAGTCTCCAAAGAAGATGGTAGAAATGCAACCATTCGGTACTGA